The following coding sequences are from one Microtus pennsylvanicus isolate mMicPen1 chromosome 1, mMicPen1.hap1, whole genome shotgun sequence window:
- the LOC142842701 gene encoding olfactory receptor 5W2-like, with amino-acid sequence MEMENCSLLPDFFLLGISSNPDMKGVLFLVFLIVYLIILLSNVGMIILIRMDSQLHTPMYFFLSHLAFSDLSYSTAVGPKMLLDLLAENNPISFVACFLQFLLVCIFIDIECMLLAVMAFDRYKAISNPLMYAVDMSSRVCYQFLTGIYLLGTIDGLIHTSLTFSLCFCGSTYINQFFCDFPAVLLLSCSDTQVNELVLFTLFGFIELSTISGVLISYCYIISSVLKISSAGGRSKAFSTCASHLTAVGIFQGTMLFMYFRPSSAYSLDQDKMTSVFYLLIIPMINPLIYSLRNKDVREALVRLRNKMWF; translated from the coding sequence atggaaatggaaaactgCTCTTTATTACCCGACTTTTTCCTCCTGGGAATTTCCAGTAACCCTGACATGAAAGGggttttatttcttgtgtttcttATTGTTTATCTTATTATTCTTCTGTCAAATGTTGGAATGATCATTTTGATCAGAATGGATTCCCAGCTTCATACAccaatgtacttcttcctcagccaCCTGGCCTTCTCTGACTTATCCTATTCCACCGCAGTGGGACCAAAGATGCTGTTGGACCTTCTCGCAGAGAATAACCCAATCTCCTTTGTAGCCTGCTTCCTGCAATTCTTATTAGTATGTATCTTTATAGATATTGAGTGCATGCTTCTGGCAGTGATGGCCTTTGATAGGTACAAAGCCATCAGCAACCCTCTGATGTATGCTGTGGACATGTCCAGTAGAGTTTGTTACCAGTTCTTAACTGGAATTTATCTGTTGGGAACTATAGATGGCTTGATACATACTTCATTGACATTCAGCTTATGTTTCTGTGGCTCTACATATATTAATCAATTCTTCTGTGATTTTCCTGCTGTTTTATTACTTTCCTGTTCTGATACACAGGTCAATGAACTGGTATTGTTCACCCTTTTTGGTTTCATTGAACTGAGCACCATTTCAGGGGTCCTTATCTCCTACTGCTACATTATCTCCTCAGTTTTAAAGATCAGCTCTGCTGGGGGTCGTTCCAAGGCTTTCTCTACCTGTGCCTCTCACCTGACTGCAGTTGGGATTTTCCAGGGGACCATGCTCTTCATGTATTTCAGACCTAGTTCTGCCTACTCTCTAGACCAAGACAAAATGACATCAGTCTTTTACCTCCTCATTATTCCCATGATAAACCCTCTGATTTACAGCTTGAGGAACAAGGATGTGAGAGAAGCCCTGGTCAGGCTCAGAAATAAAATGTGGTTCTAA
- the LOC142842700 gene encoding olfactory receptor 5W2-like, whose translation MDKRNCSSAPEFLLLGITNKPEMKVTLFIVFLIVYLTILLTNLGMITLIRMDPQLHTPMYFFLSHLSLSDLCYSTAVGPKMLVDLLGENSISFVGCFLQLLIVSIFIDVECMLLAVMAFDRYKAISNPLMYAIDMSSKVCCQFLTGIYLIGTIDGLIHTSLAFSLCFCGSTQINHFFCDLPPVLLLSCSDTQLNELVLFALFGFIELSTISGVLISYCYIISSVVKISSSGGWFKAFSTCASHLTAVGIFQGTMLFMYFRPSSAYSLDQDKMTSVFYLLIIPMINPLIYSLRNKDVKEALSRLRNKRLL comes from the coding sequence ATGGACAAGAGAAACTGCTCATCTGCacctgaatttcttctgttgggGATTACCAACAAGCCAGAGATGAAAGTAACTTTGTTCATAGTATTTCTGATTGTTTACCTTACTATTCTTCTGACAAATCTAGGAATGATCACATTAATTAGAATGGATCCTCAGCTTCACACAccaatgtacttcttcctcagccaTCTCTCTTTGTCTGACCTCTGCTATTCCACTGCAGTTGGCCCCAAGATGCTGGTAGACCTTCTTGGAGAAAATTCAATTTCATTTGTTGGCTGTTTTCTCCAACTCTTGATTGTCTCTATTTTTATAGATGTTGAGTGCATGCTTCTGGCAGTGATGGCCTTTGATAGGTACAAAGCAATCAGCAACCCTCTGATGTATGCTATTGACATGTCTAGTAAAGTTTGTTGTCAGTTCTTAACTGGAATTTACCTGATAGGAACTATAGATGGTTTGATACATACCTCATTGGCATTCAGCTTATGTTTCTGTGGCTCTACTCAGATTAATCACTTCTTTTGTGATTTACCTCCTGTCTTACTTCTTTCCTGCTCTGACACACAGCTCAATGAACTTGTATTGTTCgctctttttggttttattgaaTTGAGCACCATCTCAGGAGTCCTCATTTCTTACTGCTACATCATCTCATCTGTGGTAAAGATCAGCTCTTCTGGGGGATGGTTCAAGGCTTTCTctacctgtgcctcccacctgACTGCAGTTGGGATTTTCCAGGGGACCATGCTCTTCATGTATTTTAGACCtagctctgcctactctctagATCAAGACAAAATGACATCAGTCTTTTACCTCCTCATTATTCCCATGATAAACCCTCTGATTTACAGTTTGAGGAACAAGGATGTAAAAGAAGCCTTGAGCAGACTCAGAAATAAAAGATTactttaa
- the LOC142842699 gene encoding olfactory receptor 5W2-like, whose translation MDDGNCSSITQFILLGITNNSAMEVVLFILFLLIYLIILLTNIGMIVLIRMDPQFHTPMYFFLSHLSFSDLCYSTAVGPKMLVDLMDKHKSISFIGCALQFFFTCIFVDAECMLLAVMAFDRYKAISNPLMYAVEMSSRVCYHLLAGVYVVGIIDTVTHTIMTFGLCFCGSNEINHFFCDIPPILLLSCSDTQVNELITFVIFGLIELSTISGILVSYCYIIALVLKIHSTEGRFKVFSTCASHLTAVVIFQGTLLFMYFRPASAYSLDQDKMASLFYTLVIPMLNPLIYSLRNKDVKEALQKLKNKIFF comes from the coding sequence atggATGACGGAAACTGCTCCTCAATCACACAATTTATTCTATTGGGAATTACTAACAACTCTGCTATGGAAGTGGttctattcattttatttcttctcatttatCTCATTATTCTTCTGACAAATATTGGAATGATTGTTTTAATCAGAATGGATCCCCAGTTTCACACAccaatgtacttcttcctcagccaCCTCTCTTTCTCAGACCTCTGCTACTCCACTGCAGTTGGACCAAAGATGCTGGTGGACCTAATGGATAAGCACAAATCTATATCTTTCATTGGCTGTGCCTTGCAGTTTTTCTTCACCTGTATCTTTGTAGATGCGGAGTGCATGCTGCTGGCAGTGATGGCCTTTGATCGGTATAAGGCGATCAGCAATCCCTTGATGTATGCTGTAGAGATGTCCAGTAGGGTTTGTTACCACCTCCTAGCTGGAGTTTATGTAGTAGGAATAATAGATACTGTGACACATACTATAATGACCTTTGGGTTATGTTTCTGTGGATCTAATGAGATTAATCATTTTTTCTGTGATATCCCTCCCATCTTGTTACTATCTTGCTCAGATACACAGGTCAATGAGTTaattacttttgttatttttggtCTCATTGAACTGAGCACCATCTCAGGAATCCTTGTTTCTTATTGTTACATTATTGCATTGGTCTTAAAAATCCACTCCACTGAGGGGAGGTTCAAGGTTTTCTCCACCTGTGCCTCTCACTTAACTGCAGTTGTCATTTTCCAGGGGACACTGCTCTTCATGTATTTCCGCCCTGCTTCTGCTTACTCTCTGGATCAAGACAAAATGGCTTCACTGTTTTATACTCTAGTGATCCCCATGCTCAACCCTCTCATTTACAGCCTTAGGAACAAAGATGTAAAAGAGGCACtgcaaaaactgaaaaataaaatattcttttaa